The stretch of DNA GCGCGGCGTGTGGATCTCCCTGATCGGCTTCATGGGCAGCGGCAAGAGCACCGTGGCGCGCCTGCTCGGGGAGCGGGCGCTGCTGCCGGTGGTCGATCTCGACCGCGAGGTCGTGCGGCGCGAGGGCGCCGGCATCGGCGAGCTGTTCCGGTCGCGGGGGGAGCCGGGTTTCCGGGCCGCCGAGTTCGCGGCGCTGGATGCCCTGGCGAAGGATGCCGACCTGGTGATCGCCTGCGGCGGCGGCCTCGTCACGACGCCCGCCGCGGTGGCCCTGATGCGCGCCG from bacterium encodes:
- a CDS encoding shikimate kinase codes for the protein MWISLIGFMGSGKSTVARLLGERALLPVVDLDREVVRREGAGIGELFRSRGEPGFRAAEFAALDALAKDADLVIACGGGLVTTPAAVALMRAAGCVIWLDAPWETLQTRLATAAAAGDDRPLLAAGDWAAAKALDGERRPLYARAADFRVRTDQTAPEVTARRALTRHVAWQRQRAAVGT